The region CCAGCACGTGGAAGGCACCCACCGCGTCGGGGTCATGGGTCAGCGCCAGCAGCAGATGCTCGGGCGTAATGTACTCGTGCCCAGCCTGCCGGGCGTAGTCGGCTGCCCGGCCGATGCTGACCTGCAGCGAGTCGGAAATCATGCGTCGCTCCCTTCCGGCTCGGCCACCAGCCGCAGCGGATAACCGGCGGCCCGCGCCTCGGCCGTCACCTGGCTGACCTTGGTTTCGGCCACGTCGCGGGTGTAACTGCCGGCCACGCCCTGCCCCTTGTGGTGCACCGCCAGCATGATCACTTCCGCTTCCGGCGCGGATTTGTGAAAGTGCCCCATCAGCACCTCCACCACAAATTCCATCGGGGTGTAGTCGTCGTTCAGCAGCAGCACCCGCCACAGGCGGGGCCGCTCGGCGCGGGTGCGCTCCAGCGTCTGGCTCTGAGAGGAGTGGTCGGGACGGGTCATGCCGCCCAGTCTAGAGCGGCCGCCCGGCGCAGAAATAGGAGCCAGGCGAATGAAATGCGGGCAGGGGGGGGCTCAGCTCTGGCCGGCCGGCTGCTGACTCGTCGGCTCCGCTGTGCCGGAAGACTCCACTGTGCCGGA is a window of Deinococcus sp. Marseille-Q6407 DNA encoding:
- a CDS encoding ATP-dependent Clp protease adaptor ClpS, whose amino-acid sequence is MTRPDHSSQSQTLERTRAERPRLWRVLLLNDDYTPMEFVVEVLMGHFHKSAPEAEVIMLAVHHKGQGVAGSYTRDVAETKVSQVTAEARAAGYPLRLVAEPEGSDA